One segment of Natronosalvus halobius DNA contains the following:
- a CDS encoding 4Fe-4S ferredoxin N-terminal domain-containing protein — MSADEAETGAADATETLEALHTDEWEAEMRELLEDGEYDADLGLAMAKDAQRLVAGELIEAEFAARYHDAVVEEFDVDDSELPEELAGLEDIDDERSLADRLAALEEDGEMDRREVMKKMGAAGLFLGLGTWATVDSAEGADPATAAGEGEDEGKQYGMVIDLEKCDGCLSCVVACSQENNTSMGANWMYVFTYEEPDQDGHNFLVRTCQHCSDAPCQKVCPTTARHKRTEDGLVLTDYDVCIGCRYCQVACPYGVNYFQWGEPDTPQSELDPEHVYDGRDRRVDSRPPKGVMGKCTMCPSRQDGKQGEDKIGTTACEDACAMDAIHFGDMNDEDSDPNRYLEQVREANPNDRETFPNRTENTVSTFRLLEELGTDPNVVFVGNEPGPDAKQVEGPVAYEDVGQLDRRKEVLDDGTFAGGVSP; from the coding sequence ATGAGCGCCGACGAAGCCGAAACCGGAGCCGCCGACGCTACGGAGACACTCGAGGCACTCCACACCGACGAGTGGGAGGCAGAGATGCGCGAACTACTCGAGGACGGCGAGTACGACGCCGACCTCGGGCTGGCGATGGCCAAGGACGCCCAGCGCCTCGTCGCGGGTGAACTGATCGAAGCCGAGTTCGCCGCGCGCTACCACGACGCGGTTGTCGAAGAGTTCGACGTGGACGATTCCGAACTACCCGAGGAGCTGGCAGGGCTCGAAGATATCGACGACGAGCGTTCGCTGGCCGACAGACTGGCCGCCCTCGAGGAGGACGGCGAGATGGACCGCCGCGAGGTGATGAAGAAGATGGGAGCCGCGGGACTCTTCCTCGGACTCGGCACCTGGGCTACGGTGGACAGCGCCGAGGGCGCCGACCCGGCCACGGCCGCCGGCGAGGGCGAAGACGAGGGCAAGCAGTACGGAATGGTCATCGACCTCGAGAAGTGCGACGGCTGTCTCTCCTGCGTGGTCGCCTGTAGCCAGGAGAACAACACCTCGATGGGGGCCAACTGGATGTACGTCTTCACCTACGAGGAGCCCGACCAGGACGGGCACAACTTCCTCGTGCGGACGTGCCAGCACTGTTCGGACGCCCCCTGCCAGAAGGTCTGTCCGACGACCGCGAGACACAAGCGGACCGAGGACGGCCTCGTACTCACCGACTACGACGTCTGCATCGGCTGCCGGTACTGTCAGGTGGCCTGCCCCTACGGCGTGAACTACTTCCAGTGGGGCGAACCCGATACGCCGCAGTCGGAACTCGATCCGGAGCACGTCTACGATGGACGCGACCGCCGGGTCGACAGCCGGCCGCCGAAAGGCGTCATGGGCAAGTGTACGATGTGTCCCTCCCGCCAGGACGGCAAACAAGGCGAGGACAAGATCGGCACGACCGCCTGCGAGGACGCCTGCGCGATGGACGCCATCCACTTCGGGGACATGAACGACGAGGACAGCGACCCCAACCGCTACCTCGAGCAGGTTCGGGAGGCGAATCCAAACGACCGCGAGACGTTCCCCAACCGGACCGAGAACACGGTCTCGACGTTCCGGCTGCTCGAAGAACTCGGCACCGACCCGAACGTCGTCTTCGTCGGGAACGAACCGGGCCCCGACGCGAAACAGGTCGAGGGGCCCGTGGCCTACGAGGATGTCGGGCAACTCGACCGCCGGAAGGAAGTCCTGGACGACGGCACGTTCGCCGGAGGTGTCTCGCCGTGA
- the nrfD gene encoding NrfD/PsrC family molybdoenzyme membrane anchor subunit: MSTERPSEADIVRPMQRTSKGYYGLLAVVSLGILAFLIGWGLQLRDGLIVTSLGDWGSSGGVTWGLYIGAFIWWVGIAHGGIILSAAVRLLGMDRYKPVARLAELLTIAGLTAAGLYIIIHVGRPDRIVTSILLNYHETIHTSPLVWDVTVITLYFVMTATYLALTIRYDVTRLRDDLPDRLEPLYRVLTIGYTEAEDEVVERMVWWLALGIIILAPLLLHGGVIPWLFSLLSSMPGWSGAVQGPQFLTIALTSAISGVLIASYAFRRAYDWDHIITDDVFRGLLLWLGFFSLLFLWLQLQQIINGVFAPPVDVDYAMHAKLAQPLYWVSMGLVFGTMAYVFAQTLRPSLFSLERSIAAAVAVLCATLVEKILFVVEGLMHPTFSLYSGVPGSYFPSLVELSSLVGTIAIVITFFMVVAKVIPVVELHAIEELRGHDDETESSPTADSSMEVNA; this comes from the coding sequence GTGAGTACCGAACGTCCGAGCGAAGCGGACATCGTTCGGCCGATGCAGCGCACCTCGAAGGGATACTACGGCCTGCTCGCGGTCGTCTCCCTTGGAATCCTCGCGTTCCTGATCGGTTGGGGACTCCAGCTTCGAGACGGCCTCATCGTCACCAGTCTCGGGGACTGGGGCTCGAGCGGCGGCGTTACCTGGGGGCTGTACATCGGCGCGTTCATCTGGTGGGTCGGGATCGCCCACGGCGGGATCATCCTGTCGGCGGCGGTCCGCCTGCTCGGGATGGACCGGTACAAGCCGGTCGCCCGTCTCGCGGAGTTGCTGACGATTGCCGGGCTGACGGCGGCCGGACTGTACATCATCATCCACGTCGGCCGGCCGGACCGGATCGTCACGAGCATCCTGCTCAACTACCACGAGACGATCCACACCTCGCCGCTGGTCTGGGACGTGACCGTCATCACGCTCTACTTCGTGATGACCGCGACCTACCTCGCGCTGACGATCCGCTACGACGTGACGCGTCTGCGCGACGACCTCCCGGACCGACTCGAGCCGCTGTACCGGGTACTGACAATCGGGTACACCGAGGCGGAAGACGAGGTCGTCGAACGGATGGTCTGGTGGCTCGCGCTGGGGATCATCATCCTCGCGCCGCTGTTGCTCCACGGTGGGGTGATTCCGTGGCTCTTCTCCCTGCTGTCGTCGATGCCCGGCTGGTCGGGCGCGGTTCAGGGTCCGCAGTTCCTGACCATCGCGCTGACCTCGGCCATCAGCGGCGTGTTGATCGCCTCCTACGCGTTCCGGCGAGCGTACGACTGGGACCACATCATCACCGACGACGTGTTCCGCGGGCTCTTGCTGTGGCTCGGCTTCTTCAGTCTGCTGTTCCTCTGGCTCCAGCTCCAGCAGATCATCAACGGCGTCTTCGCACCGCCGGTCGACGTCGACTACGCGATGCACGCCAAACTCGCCCAGCCGCTGTACTGGGTGTCGATGGGCCTCGTCTTCGGGACGATGGCGTACGTCTTCGCCCAGACGCTCCGCCCGTCGCTGTTCAGCCTCGAACGCAGCATCGCCGCGGCGGTCGCGGTGCTCTGTGCGACGCTGGTCGAGAAGATCCTCTTCGTCGTCGAGGGGCTCATGCACCCGACGTTCAGCCTCTACAGCGGCGTCCCGGGTTCGTACTTTCCGAGCCTCGTGGAACTCTCCTCACTGGTCGGGACCATCGCCATCGTCATCACGTTCTTCATGGTCGTCGCGAAGGTCATCCCGGTCGTCGAACTCCACGCGATCGAGGAACTGCGGGGCCACGACGACGAGACAGAATCGTCTCCGACGGCTGACTCCTCGATGGAGGTGAACGCGTAA
- a CDS encoding Mrp/NBP35 family ATP-binding protein, with the protein MTVSESDLRTQLATVQDPELEDDIVSLGLVNDVSIEDDTARISLAFNAPYAPAEMAMGNRIREVVADLDADLEADVRANVGEDIGFDEEILPRVKNVIAVSSGKGGVGKTTVAANLAAGLEKLGARVGILDSDIHGPNVPRILPIEGEPGITPDEELVPPRSDGVRVISMGFLTENADDPAILRGPMVNNIMTQFLQEVEWGVLDYLIVDLPPGTGDATLNLLQLMPVAGAVIVTTPQQMAVDDTRKGLRMFQEHDAPILGIVENMSTFRCPNCDDQHDLFGRDGGDDISADYDVPLLAKLPLDPEFGAEERDVPPVKDDSSSVQGALEDLIETVADRIGEVNRARVADATANEVEEPVPSAAGQ; encoded by the coding sequence ATGACCGTATCCGAATCCGACCTCCGAACCCAACTCGCAACCGTACAGGACCCCGAACTCGAGGACGACATCGTCTCGCTCGGCCTCGTCAACGACGTCTCCATCGAGGACGACACCGCCCGGATTTCGCTGGCGTTCAACGCGCCCTACGCTCCCGCCGAGATGGCGATGGGGAACCGCATCCGTGAAGTCGTCGCCGACCTCGACGCGGACCTCGAGGCCGACGTTCGCGCCAACGTGGGCGAGGACATCGGCTTCGACGAGGAGATCCTTCCCCGGGTGAAGAACGTGATCGCCGTCTCGAGCGGCAAAGGCGGTGTCGGCAAGACGACCGTCGCTGCGAACCTCGCGGCCGGTCTCGAGAAACTGGGCGCGCGGGTCGGCATCCTCGACTCGGACATCCACGGCCCGAACGTCCCGCGCATCCTGCCGATCGAGGGCGAACCCGGAATTACGCCCGACGAGGAACTCGTGCCGCCCCGGTCGGACGGCGTCCGCGTCATCAGCATGGGCTTTCTCACGGAGAACGCGGACGACCCGGCGATCCTCCGGGGACCGATGGTCAACAACATCATGACCCAGTTCCTCCAGGAGGTCGAGTGGGGCGTCCTCGATTATCTGATCGTCGACCTGCCGCCGGGAACCGGCGACGCGACGCTCAACCTCCTCCAGCTCATGCCCGTCGCGGGGGCCGTCATCGTCACGACGCCCCAGCAGATGGCCGTCGACGACACCCGGAAAGGGCTGCGCATGTTCCAGGAACACGATGCGCCGATCCTGGGTATCGTCGAGAACATGTCGACCTTCCGGTGTCCGAACTGCGACGACCAGCACGACCTCTTCGGCCGCGACGGTGGCGACGACATCAGCGCCGACTACGACGTCCCGCTGCTCGCGAAACTCCCCCTCGATCCCGAGTTCGGCGCCGAAGAGCGCGACGTCCCGCCGGTCAAGGATGACTCGAGCTCCGTCCAGGGTGCTCTCGAGGACCTCATCGAAACCGTCGCCGACCGGATCGGGGAGGTGAACCGGGCTCGAGTCGCCGACGCAACGGCGAACGAGGTCGAAGAGCCCGTTCCGTCCGCGGCCGGCCAGTAG
- a CDS encoding sulfite exporter TauE/SafE family protein: MDLDLDPTIENPDTGPTAAEIPPETPPRRIGIEAEALDREQTTLERMRLPRAALRRFALLGGLYVATVAGIALLFDGGTDSLPFVPIVVLVAFVFETTDSAAGMGFGTGIAPLLFVLGYGPLEIVPVLLLSETLTGIVAGAVHHNVDNVTFSVRPLNDETKLLALLVGVGSVAVLGSVILTYFTLGLSDVVIEAYVSILVVTMGVVGILRAKLRTRIEYRPHRLFAFALLAGVNKGIGGGGYGPVVTLGQILSGVYEKSAVAITTLAEGIVSIVGAFAFFLLVFQGVPVDLHLLPSILAGGFFAAIIAPYGVRVVPNAVWRYLIPIYAFAIGVLGLALGLVV; the protein is encoded by the coding sequence ATGGACCTAGACCTGGACCCCACGATCGAGAATCCGGACACGGGCCCGACGGCCGCGGAGATTCCGCCGGAAACGCCCCCGAGACGAATCGGAATCGAGGCAGAGGCGCTGGACCGCGAGCAGACGACGCTCGAGCGGATGCGACTGCCGAGAGCGGCGCTTCGGCGATTCGCCCTACTCGGCGGACTGTATGTGGCGACAGTCGCGGGAATTGCGCTGCTGTTCGACGGGGGAACGGACAGCCTTCCGTTCGTGCCCATCGTCGTCCTCGTCGCGTTCGTCTTCGAGACGACGGATTCCGCGGCCGGAATGGGGTTCGGAACCGGGATCGCGCCACTACTGTTCGTCCTGGGGTACGGGCCGCTCGAGATCGTCCCCGTGCTGTTGCTATCCGAGACGCTGACGGGGATAGTTGCTGGCGCTGTCCACCACAACGTGGATAACGTAACGTTCTCTGTGCGACCGCTCAACGACGAGACGAAACTGCTGGCCCTGCTCGTCGGTGTCGGGTCGGTCGCCGTGCTCGGCTCCGTGATACTCACGTATTTTACGCTCGGACTTTCCGACGTCGTCATCGAAGCATACGTGTCGATTCTCGTGGTGACGATGGGGGTGGTCGGCATTTTACGGGCGAAATTGCGGACGCGAATCGAATATCGACCGCACCGTCTTTTCGCGTTCGCACTGCTCGCCGGGGTGAACAAGGGGATCGGCGGTGGCGGTTACGGCCCCGTCGTGACACTGGGACAGATCCTCTCGGGTGTGTACGAAAAAAGCGCCGTTGCGATCACGACGCTCGCGGAAGGGATCGTGTCGATCGTCGGTGCGTTCGCGTTCTTCCTCCTAGTCTTTCAAGGCGTTCCGGTCGATCTTCACCTCCTTCCGTCGATCCTCGCGGGCGGGTTTTTCGCGGCTATCATCGCTCCCTACGGCGTCCGGGTCGTCCCGAACGCGGTCTGGCGGTACCTCATCCCGATCTACGCGTTCGCCATCGGTGTGCTGGGACTGGCTCTCGGTCTCGTGGTGTGA
- a CDS encoding dienelactone hydrolase family protein, which yields MGTSENEESTVTITVGGVELEGELLVPDGATGIVLFAHGSGSSRHSPRNNFVAERVRDRGVATLLFDLLTEAEDRTYETRFDISLLTDRLVGATRWVQNRDDVGAFRIGYFGSSTGSAAALRAAARPETEVSAVVSRGGRVDMAEEALEQVSAPTLFIVGGNDHPVLEWNREAYDRLSSEKSLEVIEGASHLFEEPGALESVADRAGEWFERNLA from the coding sequence ATGGGAACTAGCGAGAACGAGGAATCGACCGTCACGATCACCGTCGGCGGGGTCGAACTAGAAGGCGAGTTGCTCGTCCCGGACGGGGCAACAGGTATCGTCCTGTTCGCTCACGGCAGCGGCAGCAGTCGACACAGCCCGCGTAACAACTTCGTCGCCGAACGGGTTCGCGACCGCGGGGTCGCCACCCTGCTGTTCGACCTGCTCACCGAGGCGGAGGATCGGACCTACGAGACGCGGTTCGACATCTCCCTGCTGACCGACCGACTGGTCGGTGCGACCCGCTGGGTGCAGAACCGGGACGACGTTGGCGCCTTTCGGATCGGTTACTTCGGCTCGAGTACGGGTTCCGCGGCAGCCCTGCGAGCCGCGGCGCGGCCAGAGACCGAGGTTTCGGCAGTCGTCTCCCGTGGCGGTCGGGTCGACATGGCCGAGGAGGCCCTCGAGCAGGTCTCGGCGCCGACACTGTTCATCGTCGGCGGGAACGACCACCCCGTCCTCGAGTGGAATCGCGAAGCCTACGACCGGTTGTCGAGCGAGAAGTCCCTCGAGGTGATCGAGGGCGCGTCTCACCTCTTCGAAGAACCCGGCGCGCTCGAGTCGGTCGCTGACCGTGCCGGCGAGTGGTTCGAACGGAACCTCGCCTGA
- a CDS encoding secondary thiamine-phosphate synthase enzyme YjbQ: protein MELEIQTTDRLDVVDVTSTVEDALSDAVESGTCTVFVPHTTAGVIVNENERRLLADLENALERLLPRGDGYEHDAIDDNADAHLRATILGESVTVPIVEGELALGTWQSILFVDCDGPRRRRLRVTVLSA, encoded by the coding sequence ATGGAACTCGAGATCCAGACCACCGACCGACTCGACGTCGTCGACGTGACGTCGACCGTCGAAGACGCCCTCTCCGACGCCGTCGAGAGCGGTACATGCACCGTCTTCGTCCCCCACACGACCGCTGGGGTAATTGTCAACGAAAACGAGCGTCGGCTCCTGGCCGACCTCGAGAACGCCCTCGAGCGACTGCTCCCCCGCGGGGACGGCTACGAGCACGACGCGATCGACGACAACGCGGACGCCCACCTTCGCGCGACGATCCTCGGCGAGAGCGTGACGGTGCCGATCGTCGAGGGAGAACTCGCACTCGGTACGTGGCAATCGATCCTGTTCGTCGACTGTGACGGCCCTCGACGGCGACGGCTCCGGGTGACCGTACTCTCGGCGTGA
- a CDS encoding YbhB/YbcL family Raf kinase inhibitor-like protein translates to MTRRTITTALVAILAGCFGGLGGPGGGNGDDDNPVLAEATQRGDLRLTSLTFDDGERIPDEYGRGERDVNPPLEIEDVPDDADSLALVVDDPDAIEPAGRIWVHWLVWNVSPETTSIPEDWDAAGAIEGENDFGGVGYGGPSPPDAEHTYRFKAYALDAVFDLEAGASADELGRAMDGHVIAQTQLTGTYPP, encoded by the coding sequence ATGACACGACGCACGATAACGACCGCACTCGTCGCAATCCTCGCGGGGTGTTTCGGCGGGCTCGGCGGTCCCGGTGGTGGAAACGGAGACGACGACAATCCCGTACTCGCGGAGGCGACCCAGCGGGGCGACCTCAGACTCACCAGCCTCACCTTCGACGACGGCGAGCGGATTCCCGACGAGTACGGACGCGGCGAACGGGACGTCAACCCGCCGCTCGAGATCGAGGACGTGCCCGACGACGCAGACTCACTCGCACTGGTGGTCGACGATCCCGACGCCATCGAACCGGCCGGTCGGATCTGGGTCCACTGGCTGGTGTGGAACGTGTCGCCGGAGACGACCTCGATTCCGGAGGACTGGGACGCTGCGGGCGCCATCGAGGGGGAGAACGACTTCGGCGGCGTCGGCTACGGCGGGCCGTCGCCACCGGACGCCGAGCACACCTATCGATTCAAGGCGTACGCCCTCGACGCGGTGTTCGACCTCGAGGCGGGCGCCTCGGCCGACGAACTCGGAAGAGCGATGGACGGGCACGTGATTGCACAGACGCAGTTAACCGGGACGTATCCGCCGTAG
- a CDS encoding DUF2267 domain-containing protein — MNFDEFTGEIQHRLELPGTGETVRATRATLMTLGQRIPEGAAEDLAASLPMEIQWYMTGAVHEHGQRFDWKEFVSRVSEIERAEPPKAAYHARIIVDFIRTQVPASDFQQLRDQLPESEDDENWRKLFEIVDGGGWGEAEEAQTGGGPQSTNDSVGDDTT, encoded by the coding sequence ATGAATTTCGACGAGTTCACCGGCGAAATCCAGCACCGCCTCGAGCTTCCCGGCACCGGCGAGACCGTCCGCGCGACTCGGGCGACGCTCATGACGTTAGGACAGCGCATACCCGAAGGGGCGGCCGAGGACCTCGCCGCCTCGCTCCCGATGGAGATCCAGTGGTACATGACCGGCGCCGTCCACGAGCACGGCCAGCGATTCGACTGGAAGGAGTTCGTCTCGCGAGTTAGCGAGATCGAGCGCGCCGAGCCGCCGAAAGCGGCCTACCACGCTCGCATCATCGTCGACTTCATCCGGACGCAGGTTCCGGCCTCGGATTTCCAGCAGCTCCGGGATCAGCTCCCCGAGAGCGAGGACGACGAAAACTGGCGGAAACTCTTCGAGATCGTCGATGGCGGCGGCTGGGGCGAGGCCGAGGAGGCCCAGACTGGCGGCGGTCCACAGTCGACGAACGACAGCGTTGGCGACGACACCACATGA
- a CDS encoding dihydrofolate reductase family protein — MTTGTITLYIATSVDGFVATEDGGVEWLEAFQSTGESDGGYDAFFADIDALVMGSNTYEQVRSFGAWPYEDRPTYVLTHDDSVPVVDTVEFVDEPVADLAPRLREQYGRIWLVGGAQVAREFLEARQVDQLRLTIAPILLGGGICLFGTKGLRNRLKLEETTALESGLVDLRYGIQE; from the coding sequence GTGACCACCGGGACGATCACGCTCTACATCGCGACCAGCGTCGACGGATTCGTCGCCACCGAAGACGGCGGCGTCGAGTGGCTCGAGGCGTTTCAATCGACGGGCGAGAGCGACGGTGGGTACGATGCGTTCTTCGCGGATATCGACGCCCTCGTGATGGGCTCGAATACGTACGAACAGGTGCGGTCCTTCGGCGCGTGGCCCTACGAGGATCGGCCGACGTACGTGTTAACTCACGACGATTCCGTACCGGTCGTGGACACAGTCGAGTTCGTCGACGAACCGGTTGCGGACCTCGCTCCGCGACTCCGAGAACAGTACGGACGTATCTGGCTCGTGGGTGGCGCTCAGGTCGCCCGAGAATTTCTCGAGGCGAGGCAGGTGGACCAACTTCGGCTGACTATCGCCCCCATCCTGCTCGGCGGCGGGATTTGTCTGTTCGGGACGAAAGGACTGAGAAACCGGCTGAAGCTGGAAGAGACGACGGCGCTGGAGAGCGGGCTGGTCGATCTTCGTTACGGGATCCAGGAGTAG
- a CDS encoding cupin domain-containing protein, whose protein sequence is MSEPTADPAAPTEGAVLEDLEGAPHARVFEGEPQTIRLTLSAGDSIAPHQHPDRQIVFYLLEGRLTVTLGEDEHELEAGDIVRFDGDQYVSPEAIEDSVALLVLAPRAD, encoded by the coding sequence ATGTCAGAACCGACCGCCGATCCCGCCGCACCCACCGAAGGCGCCGTCCTCGAGGACCTCGAGGGCGCACCCCACGCCCGCGTCTTCGAGGGCGAACCACAGACGATCAGGCTCACGCTCTCCGCCGGCGACTCCATCGCACCCCACCAGCACCCCGACCGGCAGATCGTCTTCTACCTGCTCGAGGGACGCCTGACCGTCACGCTCGGTGAGGACGAGCACGAACTCGAGGCCGGCGATATCGTCCGCTTCGACGGCGACCAGTACGTCTCCCCGGAGGCCATCGAAGACAGCGTGGCCTTGCTCGTGCTGGCGCCTCGAGCCGACTAG
- a CDS encoding sodium:calcium antiporter encodes MVFPGVLAGGSLVDVAVVLVTTGVIWIGSGWLEGSADTLSTYYELPAVVQGSIVVAVGSSFPELASVVFTALAGTFDMGVGAIVGSAIFNILVIPALAGIFSDGTMETNRTIVYKEAQFYMIAVSGLIITFALAVIYNPVSNGSGLGGEITRPLAMLPIGLYGLYLFIQWQDVSDYEATEAKPSIDLAREWGKLAGGLLLILVAVHQLVGSVESLSTTFSIPEFLAGVTIIAAATSLPDMLVSVRSARGGNEETSLGNVLGSNTFDLLVAIPIGVLIVGTVAVDFAVAIPMFGVLTLATVVLFAVMRTDLSLTTREAYLLLVSYLVFVGWVIAETIGVTSLIRGV; translated from the coding sequence ATGGTCTTCCCAGGAGTCCTCGCGGGCGGGTCGCTGGTCGACGTCGCCGTCGTCCTCGTGACCACGGGCGTGATCTGGATCGGGAGCGGCTGGCTCGAGGGGTCGGCCGATACGCTCTCGACGTACTACGAACTCCCGGCCGTCGTCCAAGGATCGATCGTCGTCGCCGTCGGCTCGAGTTTTCCGGAACTCGCGAGCGTCGTGTTCACGGCGCTCGCCGGGACCTTCGACATGGGTGTCGGCGCGATCGTCGGCTCTGCAATCTTCAACATCCTGGTGATCCCCGCACTCGCCGGCATCTTTTCGGACGGAACCATGGAGACGAACCGGACCATCGTCTACAAGGAGGCCCAGTTCTACATGATCGCCGTCTCGGGGTTGATCATCACGTTCGCGCTGGCGGTCATCTACAACCCCGTCTCCAACGGCTCGGGACTCGGCGGCGAAATCACCCGTCCGCTGGCGATGCTCCCGATCGGGCTCTACGGCCTGTACCTCTTCATCCAGTGGCAAGACGTCAGCGATTACGAGGCCACGGAGGCGAAGCCGTCGATCGACCTCGCTCGAGAGTGGGGAAAACTCGCTGGCGGATTGCTCCTGATTCTCGTAGCGGTCCACCAGCTGGTCGGTAGCGTCGAATCGCTCAGCACGACGTTCAGTATTCCGGAGTTCCTCGCCGGCGTCACGATAATCGCGGCCGCGACGAGCCTGCCGGACATGCTGGTGAGCGTCCGGTCGGCTCGAGGCGGCAACGAGGAGACGAGCCTTGGCAACGTCCTCGGGTCGAATACGTTCGACCTGCTCGTGGCGATCCCCATCGGCGTGTTGATCGTCGGGACGGTCGCAGTGGACTTCGCGGTCGCCATTCCGATGTTCGGCGTGCTCACCCTCGCCACGGTGGTTCTCTTTGCGGTCATGCGAACCGACCTCTCGTTGACCACCCGGGAGGCGTACCTGCTGCTCGTGAGCTATCTGGTGTTCGTCGGCTGGGTGATCGCGGAAACGATCGGCGTGACCAGTTTGATCAGAGGCGTTTGA
- a CDS encoding VOC family protein — MHVNGVHHFVLLVDDVPDGESYYKELFDLEVLFREAALDGEPGIVPEDVSWDEALDRGVTPYMSFLGRDEFYVAVGGASDQQGTGRLDHIALAVDEEAFDAITDRANALRCDVEENAPHHQVFLDRYDIEWELNAKPPTTQADV; from the coding sequence ATGCACGTCAACGGTGTCCACCACTTCGTTCTGCTGGTTGACGACGTTCCGGACGGTGAATCGTATTACAAGGAACTGTTTGACCTTGAGGTCCTATTTCGCGAGGCAGCGCTCGATGGTGAACCTGGAATCGTTCCAGAGGATGTCTCCTGGGACGAGGCTCTTGATAGAGGAGTCACACCGTATATGTCGTTCCTTGGGCGGGATGAGTTCTACGTGGCGGTCGGCGGTGCATCAGATCAACAGGGAACTGGTCGACTCGACCACATCGCCCTGGCCGTCGATGAGGAAGCATTTGACGCGATTACTGACCGTGCCAACGCCCTCAGGTGCGACGTAGAGGAGAACGCACCCCATCACCAGGTATTTCTTGACAGGTACGACATTGAGTGGGAACTGAACGCAAAACCCCCGACCACCCAGGCAGACGTTTGA
- a CDS encoding metal-dependent transcriptional regulator: MDTTAGSSHDRSRVPKADSRRERSNPDSTDVLTATSGWYLLGGYWLSGRGTHRVRVGELAERLSVAPASVTEMVNVLADASLLETEPYAGFELTVHGMAHAKVLAWRQCVVATFFDRALSYDLDDETAYRIGYELPGRGLVRLEQRIDRPRERTCRRLADDGTCLVGTFG; the protein is encoded by the coding sequence ATGGACACCACAGCAGGCTCGAGCCATGACCGGTCGAGGGTACCGAAAGCCGACTCGAGGCGCGAGCGCTCGAATCCGGATTCGACAGACGTGCTCACCGCCACCTCCGGCTGGTACCTCCTTGGTGGCTACTGGCTCTCTGGTCGCGGAACCCACCGCGTGCGTGTCGGTGAGCTGGCCGAACGGCTGTCGGTCGCGCCGGCCAGCGTCACCGAGATGGTCAACGTACTCGCCGACGCCTCGCTCCTCGAGACGGAACCCTACGCCGGGTTCGAACTGACCGTGCACGGAATGGCACACGCGAAGGTGCTGGCGTGGCGTCAGTGCGTCGTCGCCACCTTCTTCGACCGCGCGCTCTCGTACGACCTCGACGACGAGACCGCCTACCGCATCGGGTACGAACTCCCGGGACGAGGGCTCGTCCGCCTCGAGCAGCGTATCGACCGCCCTCGCGAACGAACGTGTCGTCGTCTCGCCGACGACGGGACGTGCCTCGTCGGGACGTTCGGTTAG